A genomic segment from Amphiura filiformis chromosome 10, Afil_fr2py, whole genome shotgun sequence encodes:
- the LOC140162131 gene encoding CD320 antigen-like: MASNNFALWVFSACGILMLSSLTSYAGANIIKFKTTDCNDYQTLDIPAFVCNPDDTKPQCIPASYECDSIVDCRNKRDEMTCELQHVENCKNDFKGKVASDDNPLKMFACSDGMCILGCKQCDGVNDCMDSSDEADCPAEFDRPPCN; the protein is encoded by the exons ATGGCGTCAAACAACTTTGCATTGTGGGTATTCTCTGCCTGTGGAATTCTCATGTTGTCATCATTGACTAGCTACGCCGGTGCAAATATTATCA AATTCAAAACCACGGATTGCAATGATTACCAGACATTAGACATTCCCGCCTTCGTGTGTAATCCTGACGATACCAAACCCCAATGTATTCCCGCTAGTTACGAATGTGACTCAATCGTTGACTGTCGAAATAAACGGGACGAGATGACATGTGAACTTCAGCACGTTG AAAATTGCAAGAACGACTTCAAAGGAAAAGTAGCATCTGATGACAATCCACTGAAGATGTTCGCATGCTCAGATGGCATGTGTATTTTAGGATGTAAACAGTGTGATGGCGTTAACGATTGTATGGACTCTAGTGACGAGGCTGATTGTCCAGCGGAATTTGACCGTCCACCGTGTAACTAA